Below is a genomic region from Candidatus Eisenbacteria bacterium.
GCGATCGTGCGGTCGCTCGAGAACTTCCCCGACGCGGCCACGTTCAGGATCGCCTTGCCCGCCCAGGCCGGGGGATCGGCGTACAGAGCGACCAGCCGCGCGTCCGCCTCGAGATAGGCTGCAAGGTCCGCCAGGTGCATGTAGTGATCCCCGTGCACGAGCAGCGCGTCGAGCAGCGGCGCGAACAGACCGGGCTCGTCCGGGCTGAAGTGATTCGCGCGGATCAGGTCGAGCGCCGCGCGCGTCTCCGCGTCGTGCTCGTAG
It encodes:
- a CDS encoding glycogen/starch/alpha-glucan phosphorylase — protein: YEHDAETRAALDLIRANHFSPDEPGLFAPLLDALLVHGDHYMHLADLAAYLEADARLVALYADPPAWAGKAILNVAASGKFSSDRTIAEYAREIWRVRPCPVA